From the Amycolatopsis thermoflava N1165 genome, one window contains:
- a CDS encoding DUF305 domain-containing protein — translation MRGFVVGTLLAAAVLASACSAEPEAPPVVVPGAPGEPARTLPADEASSAVPANRHNDADVSYAQRMIMHHQQAIRMGELAPARAAREDVKGLAARITATQAPEITSMTAWLRQRGLEVPGEHAGHHGSHAEHGPMPGMATEEQLAALAAATGPEFDRMFLQLMTAHHEGAITMATEVLGAGADVFVEEMATDVIASQSDEVTRMRSMAG, via the coding sequence GTGCGGGGGTTCGTCGTGGGAACGCTGCTGGCCGCGGCGGTGCTGGCGTCGGCGTGCTCGGCTGAGCCGGAGGCGCCGCCGGTCGTGGTGCCGGGCGCGCCGGGGGAGCCGGCCCGCACGCTGCCTGCGGACGAGGCGAGCTCGGCGGTGCCGGCCAACCGGCACAACGACGCCGACGTGTCGTACGCGCAGCGGATGATCATGCACCACCAGCAGGCGATCCGGATGGGCGAGCTGGCGCCGGCGCGGGCCGCGCGGGAGGACGTGAAGGGCTTGGCGGCCCGCATCACCGCGACGCAGGCGCCGGAGATTACGTCGATGACGGCGTGGCTGCGACAGCGGGGGCTCGAGGTGCCGGGGGAGCACGCCGGCCACCACGGCTCCCACGCCGAGCACGGGCCCATGCCGGGGATGGCGACCGAGGAGCAGCTGGCCGCGCTGGCGGCCGCGACGGGCCCGGAGTTCGACCGGATGTTCCTGCAGCTGATGACAGCGCACCACGAGGGCGCGATCACCATGGCGACGGAGGTGCTGGGCGCCGGGGCGGACGTGTTCGTGGAGGAAATGGCGACCGACGTGATCGCCTCGCAGAGCGACGAGGTGACGCGAATGCGCTCGATGGCGGGCTGA